A window of Candidatus Cloacimonadota bacterium genomic DNA:
CTGGAACTTGGCCCCAGCAAGGGAATCCTGGTGAATGAATATCTCCAGACCTCCGATCCAGATATCTACGCCGTGGGCGACGCCATCGCGATGGACAATCCCATCACCGGCAAAACCTCCCTCACCTTTCTGGCCGGCCCAGCAAACAAACAGGCCCGCATCGCCGCCGACAACATCGTTCTGGGCAACCGGCGCAAATACTGCGGCTCCATCAACACCGCCATCGCCAAGATCTTCGACATCACGGTGGCCGCGGCGGGAATCTCCAAAAAGGCTCTGGAGCAGGAAGGCATCCCCCATTATACCTCCATCGTCCATTCCTCCTCACACGCGGGCTACTATCCGGACGCCCTGCCCCTCACCGTCAAGATAGCTTTCTCCAGCGAGGACGGACGCCTCTACGGCGCTCAGGTGGTGGGTTTCGACGGTGTGGACAAACGCATCGAGATGCTGGCCCACATCATCAAGCACAAAGAGACCGTGCACGACCTGGTGGAACTCGAACACGCCTACGCGCCACCATTTTCCAGCTCCAAGGATCCCGTGAACCTGGCCGGCATGGTGGCGGAAAACATCCTCACCGGAGTTTGCAAGGTAATCCACTGGGACGAATTGGAGCAACTGGACCCCGCCAACTCCGTCCTGATCGACGCGCGCACTGCCATGGAATTTGGCCTGGGCAGCATCAAAGGAGCCATCAATCTGCCTGTGGACGAGCTGCGCGGCAGATTGGCAGAGGTTCCCCGGGGAAAGAAGATCGTTGTCTTCTGCGGCACCGGCCATCGCAGCTATTTCGCCTGCCGCATCCTTACCCAGAACGGCTTTGACGAAGTTTACAACCTCTCCGGTGGCTACACCACCTACGAGCAGGCCCACAAACCCCAAACCAACGAGGACATCTTTTCCAGCGACTACATCGACAAGGACGACCAAATGTATAAAAAAGAAGATACTTCCACAGCCGGAGGACGCACCGTGGAAGCCGACGCCTGCGGGCTGCAGTGCCCCGGGCCCATTGTGCGCCTCAAGATAGAGATGGACAAATTGCTCGAAGGCGACAAACTGCGTATCTCAGCCACCGACCCGGGCTTCGTGAAAGACGTTCCCGCCTGGTGCAAAATGACCGGAAACACCCTGATCGGCATCGAGGAAATCGGCAAAAAATACGTGGCCACCGTCCTCAAGGGCGGCGGCGAGGAAGTTGGCGCCTCGGGCGGCGGCCGCAACAAGACCATCATTGTCTTCAGCGACGCTCTGGACCGCGCCCTGGCCTCCTTCGTGATCGCCAACGGCGCCGCCACCACCGGCAAAAAGGTGACCATGTTCTTCACCTTCTGGGGACTGAATGTGATCAAGAGACACCACAAGCCCAAAATCCAGAAAGACTTGATGGGCAAGATGTTCGGTATGATGCTGGCCGGTAGCAGCCGTTCGCTGGGGCTTTCCAAGATCAATTTCGGTGGCATGGGTCCCGTCCTGATGCGCAAGCGCATGAAAGACAAGAACGTGGACCAGCTTGAAACGATGATCCTCCAGGCCCAGAAAGCCGGCGTGGAAATGATCGCCTGCCAGATGTCCATGGATATCATGGGCGTGAGCCCGGAAGAGCTGATGGATGGCATAACCATCGGCGGAGTTGCGACTTACCTCTCCGAAGCCGAGCAGGCCAACATCAACCTCTTCATCTGAGATAGACCCCATCCGAATATAAAGCCCGGCGCGTTCCGGGCTTTTTTTGCTCTCTTTCAAACCCGACTCACAGAATCTGGGCAGAATTCCCTGTCCGGCCCGGTTTTCGTGACTTGATCCGTGCTTTACCCCATCCCATACACATCTCATTCACTTCCCGCTAAGTTCCCACTCGTCAAACGGGAAGTCAACGGGATGTAAGTTAGAGGCTAGTGGGATAGGGCAAAGGACGAATAGGTTGGCGTGTAGTGAGTTACCAGCTTTTTTCAGAAAAAACAGCTATCTTCGCCCTGCCTTTGTAGATAAAGTCTGTGCCTCTGAGACACTTTCCCTCCGCTATGCCCTGATTTGAAAAGCTTTGGTAACCGGAGTTTAATCTCCGGAATAACGCAGCAGGGTGTCGCAGACGCTGGCCTGCCATTTTTTGGCGTTGGCGACGTTGCTCACATTGTTGCAGATGATAACGAAGGCGTAGAGTTCGCCATCCTGGGCGCGTAGGTATCCAGCCAGGTTGCTCACGTCCCTCAGATAGCCGGTTTTTCCGTAGAGGCGACCCTTGCCTTTGAGTTCGGTGAACCTGCTTCTCAAAGTTCCGTCCTCACCGGGTAAAGCCAGACTGTTGAGAAAAATGTCGAACCAATCCTGATGGTAAGCGTGGCTGAGGGTCAGGCCGAGATGCGAGGCGGAACAACTGTTTTGGCGGGCCAAACCGGAGCCGTCTATGACATTGAAACCCTCGCCCGGGATGCCTTTCGCCGCGAGGAGTTCCTCAACCCGGACCGCGCCGTTTTCCACGCCTGCGCCGATGTTGCAGAGCAGGTTTTCGGCAATCATGTTGGAGCTGGTTTTAAGCATTACCCCCAAGATGTCGCTTAGCGGAAAAGAATCGAACACGAACAGAGTTTCGAGGCTGTCGTGGATGGCGGGGTCTTCTTCCAGCACGGTTTTCCCGGAAATGGATAATCCTTTCTCCGAGAGGGTGTTCCGCAGCATCCGCAGCGTGAAAAGAGGCGGATTACGCACCGCGGCGGTGAGGTATTCCGGGGTGTCCACACCCAGTTTTCCCTTCAAAGTAACTCTGCTATTATCTTCGGAAACTTGCAGCCAGATGCCGGCGGAGCCCTTCTCCGCGACCGTGGTTATCTGGTTGTCGAGCTCAAAATAGTTGTAGCCGTGGCGGGGATATGCCCTGGCTTTTTCCCCCGCCTGGGAAGAGCCTTTGAGGACGAAGCGCACCATATTGGCGTTGAAAGAGAGGGCACCAACTCCAGGCGAAAAACCGTAAGGCAGGTTATGGGCTTCCCAGCTTGGGTTGTAAGGATATGTGGGATATAGGCTTATATCTCCGACCAAGTTGCCTCTGACCCGCCTGATGTCCCTCGCTTTCAAAGAATCAGCCCACATTTCGAACACCCGGTGCGGCCCCTCTGGATAGAAAGCCTCCATCCAAGTGGGGTCTCCGCCGCCCTTGATAACCAAATCCCCCTCCAAAACGCCATCGCGGACTTCGCCGCGGATGCCGATCTCTGTCTGGAAGCGGTGTCCGGGGCCGTAGGTCTCCAGCGCGCCGATGCCTGTATAAAGCTTTTGCAGAGAGGCAGGCATGAGTTCCTTGCCAGCCCCGTATCCGTAAATCAGGCTGCTGTCCTCCGGAGCGTAGAAAGCCACCGCGACGCTGGCGCCATTCACCAGCGACGAATCCATAAGCCCGTCCAGAGCGGATTTCAGGCCCTGAGTATCCAGAACCTGTCCCCACAGCGGAACACCAGCCAGGCTGAAACAGGCAAAAACCAACAGCAACAGTTTGACGCTGTAACCCTTCCGTAGCCGGAAGTGCATCAACCGGGAAATCGAAAACTTAGTCATGGTCGCAATAGTGTAAATCTTTAACAGCGTGTCAAGCCAAATCCCGTTTGCCAGGTCCACACCCCGCATCGGGGCAAATTGGTTTACGAGAAATAGTAAATGGCCTTGATCGGATCGACGGAAGCAGCTTTGAGAGCCGGATACAACCCCGAAACAAAGCCTGTGACAAGAGAAAAGAACAGGCCCACCAGCACGCCCTGAACAGGCAAATAGAGGGGAAAATCAATGGCCTTGCTGATCAGGCTGAGGGCGGTCCAGGCCAGCAGAATCCCCAGCAGCGCTCCCAACAGGGCCAGGGCCAGGGCTTCGAAAATGAAATAGTAAAAGATGTCCTTTTCCGTGGCGCCCACGCTTTTGCGCACCCCGATCTCGGTCATCCGCTCCTGGATCGAGATCAGCAGGGTGCTGAAAAGCCCGATGCCTCCAACGATGAGGGATATGGAGGCGATGGCGATGAGCGTGATGTTCCACTTTTCCATGTAGCCTTCTATCTCCTTTGTGATGGTGAGGATAAGCTCCCCCACATCCAGGAAGCTGAAATTGGGATACATCCGGTGCCGGGCCAGCAGCAGTTGCCGGGCCTGGGTTTTCAGCTCGCGGAACTCCTCTTCGTCATGAGCCTGAAGGTAGATCATGTGCACGCCCTTGTTGGTCCCGAAACGGTAAGCGCCATATTTAAGGGGCAGATACACCGCGCTGAGCTCGTCTTTGCGTTCCCAGGCGTTGAAGTTCATCCCGCCGCCGCTGGAAAGCTGGTCGTCCTTGAGCACGCCCACCACGCGCAGACGGTGTTCCCCCAGCTGCAGAACCTTGCCCACCGGGTTCGCGTTGCCATATTGCTCCCGGGCAAAATGGTAGCCTAAGACAGCCGCGGGCAGAACGTTGTCGTTCTCATACTGGTTGTAGTAGCGGCCGTGGAGGATGGGATAGGTCTTGTTGGTGAAGAAGCTTGGGTCGGTGGCGCGGAGCTGGACCTGTTTGTCCTTGTTGCCGAGCTTCATCACCGCCGTGCTCATGATCATGGCGTAGCTGCTCTTGTGAGGCAGGGACGATTTGAGGGCCAGGTAGTCGTCGTAGCTGATGGTTCTCACGCTCTGCTCGGCGCGGCGGAGGGCCCGGCGCCGGCTTCTGTGGCCGAAAACCTGGTCCGGTGTATCCGCCGCGATCACCACCGAAAGGTCCCAGCCCATGCCTTCCATGTTCTTGCTGATAAGGTGCTTGAGCGCGTAAACGCTGGAAAACATGGACACCACGGCCAGCACGCCGATGACAATTCCCGTGAGGGTCAGCAGCGAGCGCATTTTGTGGTTCATGATGCTCTGGAACGCGCTGCGCAAGGCGTCCCAGGCCGGAACGCGCGTTATTCCATAACGCTTTTGCACTGCGGGCATTGCTTGTAATTACCCTTGGCTTTGCTGTATTTTTCCTGGATGAAGGGGTGGCCGCAGTTAGGGCAGGCGATGGGCAGCGGTTTGTCGTTCGTGATGTATTTGCAGTCGGGATAACGGGTGCAGGACCAGAATGGCTTGCCCTGCTTGTTGCGGCGCTGGTTTATCTCGCCCTCATGGCATTCCGGGCAAGTGATGCCGGTAGTTTTGGGGCGGGAGAATTTGCATTTGGGATAGTTGCTGCAGGCGATAAAGACTCCGAATCTGCCGCTCCTCTCCACCAGGGGGCTGCCGCACTGGGGGCATTTCTCATCCAGGGTTTTGGGCACCGCGATCACGATCCTGCCGTTCTCGTCCCGGCTGAAATTCTTGCTGTTGCGGCAGGCCGGAAAGCGGTTGCAGGCCAGGAATTCACCGTTTTTTGAACGTTTTATCACCATTTTGCCCTCGCCGCAGACTTCGCAGACCAGGTCCGTTTCCTGGGTGAAGGCGCTTTTTTCCTTCTTGATATCCAGGCCCTTGATCAATTTGCCCAGCTCCTCGTAATAGCTTTGCACAAGTTCATGCCAGACAGCCTTTTTCTCCTCGACCTCGTCCAGCTTGGTTTCCATTTGAGCGGTGAAACTAACGTTGAAGATGGAGTCGAAATTAGCCACCAGAAAGCGGTTGACGTCGTTGCCCAAATCCGTGGGATAAAAGCTCTTCTTTTCCATGCCCACGTATTTGCGCTTTTTGATGGTGCTGATGATGCTGGAATAGGTGGAGGGGCGGCCGATGCCTTTGGCCTCAAGTTCTTTTATCAGTGAGGCTTCGGTGAAGCGCGGAGGCGGAGTGGTGAAATGCTGGGAGCGCTTGAGGGCGTCATGCTCGAGTTCATCGTTTTGGGAGTAGGCAGAGTGGATTTGCGCGCCTTCAACAAACACCACGTGAGGATAGGCCTTCATGAAACCCTCTTCCACCACGCGGTTGCCGCTGGCGGCGAATATGGCTTCGCCCAGGCCGATCTTAGCTGAGGTGTTTTCCAGCTTCACGGGCTTCATCTGCGTGGCAACAAAGCGTTGCCAGATAAGGGTGTAAAGTTTCAGCTGCTCCTTGCTGAGGCTGGCGGCCACGCTCTCCGGAGTGTGAAAGGCGTCGGTGGGCCGGATAGCCTCGTGGGCATCCTGGGCTGAGGATTTGTTCTTGTAAACCCTGGCGGTGTCATGCAGCATATCGGCGCCGAAGCGCTCTTTGACCAGGCCGCGGCAGTTTTCCACAGCCTCGGTAGCGATACGAACGCTGTCTGTGCGCATGTAGGTGATCAGGCCGGTGGTTTCGCCCTTGAGGGCTATTCCCTCATAGAGTTGCTGGGCAATGGACATCGTCCTTTCCGAAGTAAAACCCAGCAATTTGGAAGCTTCCTGCTGCAGGGTGCTTGTGATGAAAGGCGGCTGGGGCTGCAGGTTGCGCAGGGTGCGTTTGATCTCACTAATCACAGCCAGGGAGGAACTGACTTTTTTGGCTATCTCGATGGCTTTGGCCTCGTCCGGGATCTCGAATTTCTTGCCCTGCCATTTTTCCAGACTGGCTTTGAAAGGGGGAAACTCATCCTTCCAGAAACTGGCTTCCAACTTCCAGAATTCACGGGGCACAAATGCCCCGATTTCCTGTTCCCGTTCGCAGATCAGGCGCAGCGCCACACTCTGCACACGGCCGGCGCTGAGGTCTTTGGCGATAACTTTCCAGAGCAGGGGCGAAACAGTGTAGCCCACGATGCGGTCAAGCACTCTCCGGGCCTGCTGGGCATCCACCTTGGCCATGTCAATTTCCCCCGGCTCTTCGATCGAGGCGGTGATGGCCTTGCCAGTTATCTCATTGAAAACTATGCGGTAAACAGGCTTCCCTGCCAGTTCCTTTGCCAAAACCCTGGCCAGATGCCAGGCTATGGCCTCTCCCTCGCGGTCGTGGTCGCTGGCCAGATAGACCGCCGGGGCTTCTTTGGCCGCGGCGCGCAGTTCGCCGATGGTCTTAGATTTCTTTTTGTCTATTTCGTAAGCCGGCCGGAATTGGTTGTTAACATCCACTCCCAGCTCGTGTTTGGGCAGGTCACGCACGTGGCCCATAGAGGCTTTCACGGAAAACTTGTTTTGCAGGAGCTTGGAGATTGTGCCCGCCTTGGCGGGGGATTCAACAATGATCAAACCTTTGTTCATTTCTTCCTCTTAATCATTCGGAATCGGCAAAGCGCCCGCAGCAGTTCTTGTATTTCTTGCCGCTTCCGCAGGGACAGGGATCGTTGCGTCCCACCTTCGGAGCAACGTGCACAGGCCGGGGTTTGGCTACTTCACCGCCGTAAGGTCCTGAAAACTGAGGCGGTTCACTGGCATTTTGCGAGACCTGCAAAGTCTGGTCCTGGATAAAGGCGCTCATGTCCTCATGCTGGGTTTTGGCCTTGTTGAGCATGCTCTCCATCTGTTCCTGGGAGAGGATGTAGGTTGTGAAAACCTTCTTGGTTACGTTGTCCTGGATGCGGGAGATAAGGTTTTCAAAGAGTTCGTAGCTCTCACGCTTGTATTCGACCAGCGGGTCTTTTTGCGCGTAGGAACGCAGATGCACGCTTTCCTTCAGCAGGTCCATCTCGTGCAGGTGGTCGCGCCATTCGTCATCCACCACCTCCAGCACGCTGCGGCGCTCGATGTCGCGCATCATCTCCTCCCCTACCTGGGCTTCCTTTTTCTCGTAGGCCTGCATCACCAGTTCCCGCAGGATGTCTTCCAGCATGGACTTGGTGAGATGGTCACTTTGAAGCTCATCAGGGTCGATGGCCACGTTGAGGTTGTTCCGGAACCAGACGCAGAGACGCTGCAAATCCCAATCCTCAGAATAACTGCTGGCAGAGGTGTGTTCATCCACCACGCGCAGCACGGCTTCAGCCACCATTTCCTGCACCTCGCGCTTCAGCGAAAAGCCTTTCAGCACGCTGCGCCGGTAGGAATAGATCACCTCGCGCTGCTGGTTCATCACCTCGTCGTATTTGATCAGGTTTTTTCGGATCTCGAAGTTGTGCTCCTCCACCCGTTTCTGGGCCCGCTCCACCGTTTT
This region includes:
- a CDS encoding FAD-dependent oxidoreductase — translated: MARYLIVGGVAGGATTAARLRRMDEHAEIIMFERGNYISYANCGLPYYIGGVISERDRLFVQTPESFKARLNIDVRTNTEIISIDRAAKTVTAKDLKSGKEYVEKYDKLVLSPGAEPVRPPLPGIDDPSVFTLRSVPDTDRIKEYLEEHRVRHAVVVGAGFIGVEMAENLHHKGIMVSIVEMAPQVMTYLDFELAAQVHQHLKAKNVGLYLGEAVKAFERDSDGLRVRLASGKAIPADLVILSIGVKPDSRLAEAAGLELGPSKGILVNEYLQTSDPDIYAVGDAIAMDNPITGKTSLTFLAGPANKQARIAADNIVLGNRRKYCGSINTAIAKIFDITVAAAGISKKALEQEGIPHYTSIVHSSSHAGYYPDALPLTVKIAFSSEDGRLYGAQVVGFDGVDKRIEMLAHIIKHKETVHDLVELEHAYAPPFSSSKDPVNLAGMVAENILTGVCKVIHWDELEQLDPANSVLIDARTAMEFGLGSIKGAINLPVDELRGRLAEVPRGKKIVVFCGTGHRSYFACRILTQNGFDEVYNLSGGYTTYEQAHKPQTNEDIFSSDYIDKDDQMYKKEDTSTAGGRTVEADACGLQCPGPIVRLKIEMDKLLEGDKLRISATDPGFVKDVPAWCKMTGNTLIGIEEIGKKYVATVLKGGGEEVGASGGGRNKTIIVFSDALDRALASFVIANGAATTGKKVTMFFTFWGLNVIKRHHKPKIQKDLMGKMFGMMLAGSSRSLGLSKINFGGMGPVLMRKRMKDKNVDQLETMILQAQKAGVEMIACQMSMDIMGVSPEELMDGITIGGVATYLSEAEQANINLFI
- the dacB gene encoding D-alanyl-D-alanine carboxypeptidase/D-alanyl-D-alanine-endopeptidase, whose amino-acid sequence is MTKFSISRLMHFRLRKGYSVKLLLLVFACFSLAGVPLWGQVLDTQGLKSALDGLMDSSLVNGASVAVAFYAPEDSSLIYGYGAGKELMPASLQKLYTGIGALETYGPGHRFQTEIGIRGEVRDGVLEGDLVIKGGGDPTWMEAFYPEGPHRVFEMWADSLKARDIRRVRGNLVGDISLYPTYPYNPSWEAHNLPYGFSPGVGALSFNANMVRFVLKGSSQAGEKARAYPRHGYNYFELDNQITTVAEKGSAGIWLQVSEDNSRVTLKGKLGVDTPEYLTAAVRNPPLFTLRMLRNTLSEKGLSISGKTVLEEDPAIHDSLETLFVFDSFPLSDILGVMLKTSSNMIAENLLCNIGAGVENGAVRVEELLAAKGIPGEGFNVIDGSGLARQNSCSASHLGLTLSHAYHQDWFDIFLNSLALPGEDGTLRSRFTELKGKGRLYGKTGYLRDVSNLAGYLRAQDGELYAFVIICNNVSNVANAKKWQASVCDTLLRYSGD
- a CDS encoding FtsX-like permease family protein, producing the protein MPAVQKRYGITRVPAWDALRSAFQSIMNHKMRSLLTLTGIVIGVLAVVSMFSSVYALKHLISKNMEGMGWDLSVVIAADTPDQVFGHRSRRRALRRAEQSVRTISYDDYLALKSSLPHKSSYAMIMSTAVMKLGNKDKQVQLRATDPSFFTNKTYPILHGRYYNQYENDNVLPAAVLGYHFAREQYGNANPVGKVLQLGEHRLRVVGVLKDDQLSSGGGMNFNAWERKDELSAVYLPLKYGAYRFGTNKGVHMIYLQAHDEEEFRELKTQARQLLLARHRMYPNFSFLDVGELILTITKEIEGYMEKWNITLIAIASISLIVGGIGLFSTLLISIQERMTEIGVRKSVGATEKDIFYYFIFEALALALLGALLGILLAWTALSLISKAIDFPLYLPVQGVLVGLFFSLVTGFVSGLYPALKAASVDPIKAIYYFS
- the topA gene encoding type I DNA topoisomerase translates to MNKGLIIVESPAKAGTISKLLQNKFSVKASMGHVRDLPKHELGVDVNNQFRPAYEIDKKKSKTIGELRAAAKEAPAVYLASDHDREGEAIAWHLARVLAKELAGKPVYRIVFNEITGKAITASIEEPGEIDMAKVDAQQARRVLDRIVGYTVSPLLWKVIAKDLSAGRVQSVALRLICEREQEIGAFVPREFWKLEASFWKDEFPPFKASLEKWQGKKFEIPDEAKAIEIAKKVSSSLAVISEIKRTLRNLQPQPPFITSTLQQEASKLLGFTSERTMSIAQQLYEGIALKGETTGLITYMRTDSVRIATEAVENCRGLVKERFGADMLHDTARVYKNKSSAQDAHEAIRPTDAFHTPESVAASLSKEQLKLYTLIWQRFVATQMKPVKLENTSAKIGLGEAIFAASGNRVVEEGFMKAYPHVVFVEGAQIHSAYSQNDELEHDALKRSQHFTTPPPRFTEASLIKELEAKGIGRPSTYSSIISTIKKRKYVGMEKKSFYPTDLGNDVNRFLVANFDSIFNVSFTAQMETKLDEVEEKKAVWHELVQSYYEELGKLIKGLDIKKEKSAFTQETDLVCEVCGEGKMVIKRSKNGEFLACNRFPACRNSKNFSRDENGRIVIAVPKTLDEKCPQCGSPLVERSGRFGVFIACSNYPKCKFSRPKTTGITCPECHEGEINQRRNKQGKPFWSCTRYPDCKYITNDKPLPIACPNCGHPFIQEKYSKAKGNYKQCPQCKSVME